The Methanosphaera sp. BMS genome contains a region encoding:
- a CDS encoding DUF5814 domain-containing protein — MLIIRINKNRKSKIYSPLMDNILSNLRVEITFSIYNNNNQIQITNIKQRISKKFHQISLEEFIKILKKEELYLTNKDEYFENFLKQHDIKYSFIKICKRCLKMGRIRPITDESSYKLGNNLICSYCAEDEVKYNVCEYHHSYSACKRFMDVLHNTKDLSKVYDLKYNGIDPLDKKITLYDTICSNETEFAKVSIDEVDIPNIFKTILKRRIEYLLPVQVLALNEGLLDNKNMLVVSQTASGKTLIAELAGITKALQNKKFIYLSPLVALANQKYRYFKDSYSSLGLNVVIKVGKNKINAPDELKIIEKPVHDADIIVATYEGLDFILRSGKYDSLNDLGVVVIDEIHMLDDSERGSRLNGLINRLMSLYPQSQLIGLSATINNPHELTQNFNMKLVEYDKRPVLLERHVIGTEDNRQKMDMIVKLCENEFNNISPLGYRGQSIIFTDSRRKTSQIANQLRKKNVNAHSYHAGLTYQKKVDIELQYANQEISTVVTTAALAAGVDFPASMVIFDSLRMGRDWLTANEFHQMTGRAGRPTYQDKGKAYIFFNDENYYRHTSEEEMAYKLLESSVSDIKVKYSTNDIYEQLLADISSYGDVKKNVLKKRYYKMDSELLFGDVVDKLLHLNMACYDSSNKIYSITPYGRAVSKSFLNLHEAELIRKNITSDLLDIVTNLEYLSNVYLTDSYIKVFRENIYYVSARLFADSTKELINTPYIIHGLPEKEKKMLVKLMMDFKGDCDDVYCDCLEKNISKYIIRRRIDSLTPSEISMEFRQKYSILIYSGDIYNYLDQVIRYLEAIERIANVFGMGNVMHKCKKLIRLIEG, encoded by the coding sequence ATGCTAATTATCAGAATAAACAAAAATAGAAAATCAAAAATATACTCACCACTAATGGATAATATTCTATCCAACCTACGAGTGGAAATTACATTCTCAATATACAATAACAATAACCAAATTCAAATAACCAATATCAAACAGCGAATATCAAAAAAATTTCATCAAATAAGCCTGGAGGAATTCATAAAAATACTTAAAAAAGAGGAGCTATACCTGACAAACAAAGACGAATATTTCGAAAACTTCCTAAAACAACATGATATAAAATACTCATTCATAAAGATATGTAAAAGATGCCTGAAAATGGGCAGGATAAGGCCAATAACAGACGAATCATCATATAAACTTGGCAATAACCTGATATGCTCTTATTGTGCTGAAGATGAAGTGAAATATAATGTATGTGAATATCATCACAGTTATTCTGCTTGCAAACGATTTATGGATGTTCTTCATAATACGAAGGACTTATCCAAGGTATATGACTTAAAATATAATGGTATAGATCCATTAGACAAGAAAATCACCCTCTATGACACTATTTGCTCCAATGAAACGGAATTTGCAAAAGTATCAATAGATGAAGTAGATATACCAAACATATTCAAGACCATACTAAAACGTAGAATAGAATATCTATTACCTGTACAGGTACTGGCATTAAATGAGGGATTACTCGATAACAAAAACATGCTGGTAGTATCACAGACGGCATCCGGCAAAACATTAATAGCAGAACTAGCGGGTATAACCAAAGCATTACAAAACAAGAAATTCATATATCTATCCCCACTTGTGGCACTAGCCAATCAGAAATACAGGTACTTCAAGGATTCCTACTCATCATTGGGATTAAATGTAGTAATAAAAGTAGGAAAAAACAAGATAAACGCACCGGATGAATTGAAAATAATAGAAAAACCCGTTCATGATGCCGATATAATCGTTGCAACATACGAAGGACTGGACTTCATACTCCGAAGCGGCAAATACGATTCATTAAATGATTTGGGCGTTGTTGTAATCGATGAAATACATATGCTTGATGATTCAGAACGGGGAAGCAGATTAAACGGGCTGATAAATCGATTGATGAGTTTATATCCACAATCACAGTTAATAGGATTATCCGCTACAATAAACAATCCCCACGAATTGACACAAAACTTCAACATGAAACTGGTTGAATATGATAAAAGGCCTGTTTTACTAGAAAGACATGTGATTGGAACAGAAGACAACAGGCAAAAAATGGATATGATTGTAAAATTATGTGAAAATGAATTTAATAATATATCACCATTGGGTTATAGGGGCCAAAGCATAATCTTTACCGATTCACGTAGAAAAACAAGTCAAATAGCAAATCAATTAAGAAAAAAGAATGTAAATGCCCATAGTTATCATGCAGGATTAACATATCAGAAAAAGGTTGATATTGAATTGCAATATGCTAATCAGGAGATATCTACAGTTGTAACTACAGCGGCACTAGCTGCCGGCGTTGATTTTCCAGCTAGTATGGTCATATTTGATTCATTACGTATGGGACGAGATTGGTTAACTGCAAATGAGTTTCATCAGATGACAGGCAGGGCTGGACGACCAACTTATCAGGATAAGGGAAAGGCATACATATTTTTCAATGATGAAAACTATTACAGACATACCTCAGAAGAAGAAATGGCATACAAGCTACTTGAATCCAGTGTCAGTGACATCAAGGTTAAATATAGCACAAATGATATCTATGAACAATTACTTGCCGATATTTCCTCATATGGTGATGTGAAAAAGAATGTTTTGAAGAAAAGATACTATAAAATGGATAGTGAACTGTTATTCGGCGATGTGGTTGATAAGCTGCTTCATTTGAATATGGCATGCTATGATTCTTCAAATAAAATTTATTCCATTACACCTTATGGCCGGGCAGTAAGCAAGTCATTCTTAAATTTACATGAGGCAGAATTAATCAGAAAAAACATTACATCCGATCTATTGGATATAGTAACCAATTTGGAATACTTATCAAATGTATACTTAACCGATTCATATATTAAGGTATTCAGGGAGAATATTTATTATGTAAGTGCCAGATTGTTTGCTGACAGTACCAAGGAGTTAATTAATACTCCATATATTATACATGGTCTTCCCGAGAAAGAAAAAAAGATGTTGGTTAAATTAATGATGGATTTTAAAGGAGATTGTGATGACGTGTACTGTGACTGTCTTGAAAAAAATATCTCAAAGTATATTATCCGGAGGCGTATTGACTCTTTAACTCCATCTGAAATCAGCATGGAATTCAGACAAAAATATTCAATCCTCATATACAGTGGGGATATTTATAATTATCTTGATCAGGTAATCCGCTACCTTGAGGCTATAGAAAGAATTGCCAATGTCTTTGGAATGGGTAACGTTATGCATAAATGTAAAAAATTAATCCGGTTAATAGAAGGTTAA